Proteins from a genomic interval of Paenibacillus sp. FSL H8-0048:
- a CDS encoding TraX family protein, translated as MQIIAMLTMLIDHVGLIFFPGELAWRYVGRIAFPIYCYALAQGYIHTSSRPRYLRRLFVISVLAQIPYNLAIHPGGWNVVFTLLLSALILALLDKLPNLWAGIPVVVAAVLLMDALPLDYNAYGLLLVLIFRYTRSYVLVLAHLALNVFYLFYYNWLVQMASIIPTVLIALTPGFWVLLEKRRLPRWVWWSFYPAHLAILAMVKFLFFKEWVFIEWRSLFSV; from the coding sequence ATGCAGATTATTGCCATGCTGACCATGCTGATTGACCATGTTGGGCTGATCTTTTTCCCGGGGGAGCTTGCCTGGAGATATGTGGGGAGAATTGCCTTCCCGATCTACTGCTACGCGCTGGCGCAAGGCTATATTCATACCTCCTCCAGACCCCGCTATCTGCGGCGGCTGTTTGTGATCTCTGTGCTGGCGCAAATTCCGTACAATCTGGCGATTCATCCGGGAGGCTGGAACGTCGTCTTCACCCTGCTCCTCTCAGCGCTGATCCTTGCCCTGCTTGATAAGCTGCCCAATCTGTGGGCGGGTATTCCAGTAGTGGTAGCCGCTGTGCTGCTGATGGATGCGCTGCCGCTTGACTACAATGCCTACGGACTGCTGCTGGTGCTGATTTTCCGGTATACCCGTTCTTATGTGCTCGTGCTGGCGCATTTGGCGCTGAATGTATTCTATCTGTTCTATTATAATTGGCTGGTGCAGATGGCCAGCATTATTCCGACCGTTCTGATCGCGCTGACCCCGGGTTTTTGGGTGCTGCTGGAGAAGAGACGTCTGCCGCGCTGGGTCTGGTGGAGCTTTTATCCGGCCCATTTAGCAATCCTTGCCATGGTAAAGTTTCTCTTTTTCAAAGAATGGGTATTTATAGAATGGCGGAGTTTATTTAGCGTATGA
- the mmsB gene encoding multiple monosaccharide ABC transporter permease yields MGAISELFKKNIRQYGMIIALIFISVFFQILTDGILLKPLNVTNLILQNSYILVLAIGMVLVIITGHIDLSVGSVAAFIGALSAIMMVDMELNPVLAVVISLLMGALVGAWQGFWVAYVKIPAFIVTLAGMLLFRGLTMIVLNGQSIAPFPKAFQKISSGFIPDVASVGSLNMLTLIIGVLLSLLVIYQEIRSRRITVKYGFEQSPVWMSVAKAAALVIVINLFTYVLAQYNGIPNILVILMVLIVIYSFVMNHMTMGRHIYALGGNEKAASLSGVKTKRVTFWVFVNMGVLAALSGLVFAARLNSATPKAGTNFELDAIAACFIGGASASGGIGTVVGAIIGGLVMGVMNNGMSLVGLGVDWQQGIKGLVLLLAVGFDIYNKSKTA; encoded by the coding sequence ATGGGAGCTATTAGTGAACTGTTCAAAAAAAATATCCGCCAATACGGCATGATCATTGCCTTGATCTTTATTTCGGTGTTCTTTCAAATTCTGACGGACGGCATTCTGCTGAAGCCGCTGAACGTGACCAACCTGATTCTGCAGAACAGCTACATCCTGGTGCTGGCTATCGGGATGGTGCTGGTAATCATCACTGGGCATATCGACCTCTCGGTCGGCTCGGTAGCTGCCTTCATCGGGGCCCTGTCGGCCATTATGATGGTGGATATGGAGCTGAATCCGGTACTGGCGGTAGTCATCTCGCTGCTGATGGGTGCGCTGGTCGGAGCCTGGCAGGGCTTCTGGGTCGCTTATGTCAAAATCCCGGCGTTCATCGTTACCTTGGCGGGCATGCTGCTGTTCCGCGGTCTGACGATGATTGTGCTGAACGGGCAGTCGATTGCACCGTTTCCTAAGGCTTTTCAGAAGATCAGCTCTGGCTTCATTCCCGATGTCGCAAGCGTGGGTTCGCTGAATATGCTGACTCTGATCATCGGCGTTCTGCTGTCGCTGCTGGTGATCTATCAGGAAATCCGCAGCCGACGGATCACGGTGAAGTACGGCTTCGAGCAATCTCCGGTCTGGATGTCCGTTGCCAAGGCCGCTGCGCTGGTGATCGTCATCAACCTGTTCACCTATGTTCTGGCACAATATAACGGGATTCCTAATATCCTTGTGATTCTGATGGTGCTGATCGTGATCTACTCCTTCGTCATGAACCACATGACCATGGGGCGGCATATCTATGCCCTGGGCGGCAATGAGAAGGCGGCAAGCCTCTCCGGCGTCAAAACCAAACGGGTGACCTTCTGGGTATTCGTCAACATGGGTGTACTCGCTGCCCTGTCCGGTCTGGTCTTCGCGGCACGCCTGAACTCAGCTACCCCTAAGGCTGGTACGAACTTCGAGCTGGACGCTATCGCTGCCTGCTTCATCGGCGGAGCCTCCGCGTCCGGGGGAATCGGAACCGTGGTCGGTGCCATTATCGGCGGTCTGGTCATGGGTGTCATGAACAACGGCATGTCGCTTGTCGGCCTCGGCGTAGACTGGCAGCAGGGAATCAAGGGACTGGTGCTCCTGCTTGCCGTAGGCTTTGATATCTATAACAAGTCGAAGACAGCCTGA